From Myxococcaceae bacterium JPH2, the proteins below share one genomic window:
- a CDS encoding thiamine phosphate synthase, whose product MNAAFRPSLPRGPYLLCDDTLLSEVPLAEKAARLLAGGARILQLRMKRTSMREALGAAREVVARCRAAGALCLVNDRVDLALLSGADGVHVGDEDLPPEAARELLGPGRLVGVTVRGVEGARAAREAGADYVGLGPVFGTTTKQVAAPVLGLEAFAQVVRACPLPVVGIGGVRLENIGRVAAAGAHAAAVASDALLAGDIAERVRRLAAAFDRGA is encoded by the coding sequence ATGAACGCCGCATTCCGTCCTTCGCTTCCCCGTGGCCCCTACCTGCTGTGCGACGACACCCTCCTGTCCGAGGTGCCGCTGGCCGAGAAGGCCGCTCGCCTCCTGGCTGGGGGAGCCCGCATCCTGCAGCTGCGGATGAAGCGCACCTCGATGCGCGAGGCGCTCGGGGCGGCCCGGGAGGTGGTGGCCCGGTGCCGCGCCGCGGGGGCGCTGTGCCTCGTGAATGACCGGGTGGACCTGGCGCTGCTCTCGGGCGCGGATGGGGTGCACGTTGGAGACGAGGACCTGCCTCCGGAGGCCGCGCGCGAGCTGCTGGGGCCGGGCCGGTTGGTGGGCGTCACGGTGCGAGGCGTGGAGGGGGCGCGGGCTGCTCGGGAGGCCGGGGCCGACTACGTGGGGTTGGGGCCCGTCTTCGGGACCACGACCAAGCAGGTCGCGGCCCCGGTGCTGGGGCTGGAGGCGTTCGCCCAGGTGGTGCGCGCCTGCCCGCTGCCGGTGGTGGGCATTGGCGGTGTGAGGCTGGAGAACATTGGCCGGGTGGCGGCGGCGGGCGCTCACGCGGCGGCGGTGGCGTCGGATGCGCTGCTCGCCGGGGACATCGCCGAGCGGGTCCGCCGGTTGGCGGCCGCGTTTGACAGGGGCGCATAG
- a CDS encoding gamma-glutamyl-gamma-aminobutyrate hydrolase family protein: MNHPPRHHGQAPRRPNIGITPDFVQPADSAFPRYELKVPYADAVLRAGGLPFVLPYSDDPSCVEAYLDRVSGLLVTGGAFDIPPEAYGEKVREGMGQVKEGRTAFETQLMRGALKRNMPVLGICGGMQLLNVVLGGTLFQDIGREVPGAREHEQKHDRTQPQHPVEVRSGTLLAEAVGHGQLMVNSTHHQAVARTGADVTVSAVAPDGVVEAIESTATGFALGVQWHPEMMLGTIPVQLGVYKLFIQRAREHRR; encoded by the coding sequence ATGAACCATCCTCCGCGTCACCATGGCCAGGCCCCGCGTCGTCCCAACATTGGAATCACGCCGGACTTCGTCCAGCCGGCTGACTCCGCCTTCCCGCGCTATGAGCTGAAGGTGCCCTACGCGGACGCCGTGCTGCGCGCGGGGGGCCTGCCCTTCGTGTTGCCGTACTCGGATGATCCGAGCTGCGTGGAGGCCTATCTCGACCGCGTGTCGGGGTTGCTCGTCACGGGCGGCGCGTTCGACATCCCTCCCGAGGCGTATGGCGAGAAGGTGCGCGAGGGCATGGGGCAGGTGAAGGAGGGGCGCACCGCCTTCGAGACCCAGCTCATGCGCGGCGCGCTGAAGCGCAACATGCCCGTGCTGGGCATCTGCGGCGGCATGCAGCTCTTGAACGTGGTGCTGGGCGGCACGCTCTTCCAGGACATTGGCCGAGAGGTGCCTGGCGCGCGCGAGCACGAGCAGAAGCACGACCGCACCCAGCCGCAGCACCCGGTGGAGGTGCGCAGCGGCACGCTGCTCGCGGAGGCGGTGGGGCACGGCCAGCTCATGGTGAACTCGACGCACCATCAGGCCGTGGCTCGGACGGGCGCGGACGTGACGGTGTCCGCGGTGGCGCCGGACGGCGTGGTGGAGGCCATCGAGTCCACCGCCACCGGCTTCGCGCTGGGCGTGCAGTGGCACCCGGAGATGATGCTGGGGACCATCCCCGTGCAGCTCGGTGTCTACAAGCTCTTCATCCAGCGGGCGCGTGAGCATCGGCGGTGA
- a CDS encoding bifunctional hydroxymethylpyrimidine kinase/phosphomethylpyrimidine kinase, producing MKARVLLLAGHEPTGRAGLLADLSAARARGAEAVAIPTGQTAQGARTFGTFPSPARVLAAQVAAARELGPLHAVKLGMVVGPAQLRSLRSVLADLDAWWVVDPVVRTSRGQVLSRLSARDYLGLAGPRVVLTPNLDEAAWLLRRPVPSTVAEASDAAVALRRFGFGAVLVKGGHLPRGQGVADVLALEDRARVLVGRRLERPAERRGTGCRLASALAAELGRGRPLTMAVRLARAHVARYLRTGQD from the coding sequence GTGAAGGCGCGGGTGTTGTTGCTCGCGGGCCATGAGCCCACGGGCCGGGCCGGGCTCCTGGCGGACCTGTCCGCGGCGCGTGCTCGTGGCGCGGAGGCGGTCGCGATTCCCACCGGGCAGACGGCGCAGGGCGCTCGGACATTCGGGACGTTTCCTTCGCCCGCGCGCGTGCTCGCCGCGCAGGTGGCCGCCGCGCGCGAGCTGGGGCCGCTGCACGCGGTGAAGCTCGGCATGGTGGTGGGGCCCGCGCAGCTTCGGTCGCTGCGCTCCGTGCTCGCGGACCTGGATGCGTGGTGGGTCGTGGATCCGGTCGTGCGCACGTCGCGAGGACAGGTGCTCTCGCGCCTCTCCGCGCGTGACTACCTGGGGCTCGCCGGTCCTCGCGTGGTGCTGACGCCCAACCTGGACGAGGCCGCGTGGCTGCTCCGCCGGCCCGTGCCGAGCACCGTGGCCGAGGCGTCGGATGCGGCCGTGGCCCTGCGGCGGTTCGGCTTTGGCGCGGTGCTGGTGAAGGGCGGACACCTGCCGCGAGGGCAGGGCGTGGCGGATGTGCTCGCCCTGGAGGACCGTGCGCGTGTGCTGGTGGGCCGCAGATTGGAGCGCCCCGCGGAACGTCGGGGCACGGGGTGCCGGTTGGCCTCGGCGCTCGCCGCGGAGCTGGGACGAGGCCGTCCGTTGACGATGGCCGTGCGCCTGGCGCGCGCGCATGTGGCGCGCTACCTGCGCACGGGCCAGGACTGA
- the dnaB gene encoding replicative DNA helicase encodes MQNIMDGREGRRVHEDLAAERAVLGAVLADNGLIAPVAEVVHADDFSSPAHAQIFAAMMKLDGQQKQVDHLTLAEELKILGQLVSVGGPAYLMGLDQVVPLASNAVQYANIVKDQAIRRRLANVGREIQELASTETGELEVLLDEAERKVFLLAEKKREGDLRPVSELMEQTLDLLDKMKAASTGVTGLSTGYIDLDMQLTGLHAGELIILAARPGVGKTSFAMNIAVHAAMKENKAVGIFSLEMPADQLLMRLLASTARVDMKKLRGGRLSPHDEEKFQEMAGALYNAPIYIDDSGGLSPFDLRAKARRVKQKDPRLSLLVIDYLQLMHQKGKVESRQLEVAEISRALKQLAKELSVPIIALSQLNRKVEERKGGKPMLSDLRESGSIEQDADVVMFIHREETDEGGEGGGGGGGGGGGGGGGGGASSTVIPVELIVAKQRNGPIGSVEMVFLSEYTRFESRSRGE; translated from the coding sequence ATGCAGAACATCATGGACGGCAGAGAAGGACGGCGGGTCCACGAGGATCTCGCGGCGGAGCGCGCGGTCCTCGGGGCCGTGCTGGCGGACAACGGACTCATCGCCCCGGTGGCGGAGGTCGTCCACGCGGACGACTTCTCCAGTCCGGCGCACGCGCAGATTTTCGCGGCGATGATGAAGCTGGACGGCCAGCAGAAGCAGGTCGACCACCTGACGCTGGCCGAGGAACTCAAGATCCTCGGGCAGCTCGTGTCGGTGGGCGGCCCCGCCTACTTGATGGGGTTGGACCAGGTGGTTCCCCTGGCCTCCAACGCCGTCCAGTACGCCAACATCGTCAAGGACCAGGCCATCCGTCGCCGCCTGGCCAACGTGGGGCGAGAGATCCAGGAACTCGCCAGCACTGAGACGGGCGAGCTGGAGGTGCTGCTCGACGAGGCCGAGCGCAAGGTGTTCCTCCTCGCGGAGAAGAAGCGCGAGGGCGACCTGCGCCCGGTCAGCGAGCTGATGGAGCAGACGCTCGATCTGCTCGACAAGATGAAGGCCGCGTCCACGGGCGTGACGGGCCTGTCCACCGGCTACATCGACCTGGACATGCAGTTGACCGGTCTGCACGCCGGTGAGCTCATCATCCTCGCGGCGCGTCCCGGCGTGGGCAAGACGTCCTTCGCCATGAACATCGCGGTGCACGCGGCCATGAAGGAGAACAAGGCCGTTGGCATCTTCAGCCTGGAAATGCCCGCGGATCAGCTCCTCATGCGTCTGCTCGCGTCCACCGCGCGCGTGGACATGAAGAAGCTGCGTGGCGGCCGGCTGAGCCCGCATGACGAGGAGAAGTTCCAGGAGATGGCGGGCGCGCTCTACAACGCGCCCATCTACATCGACGACTCTGGCGGTCTGTCCCCGTTCGACCTGCGCGCCAAGGCGCGGCGTGTGAAGCAGAAGGATCCGCGCCTGTCGCTGCTCGTCATCGACTACCTCCAGCTGATGCACCAGAAGGGCAAGGTGGAGAGCCGCCAGTTGGAAGTCGCGGAGATTTCCCGCGCGCTCAAGCAGCTCGCCAAGGAACTCTCCGTGCCCATCATCGCCCTCAGTCAGCTCAACCGTAAGGTGGAAGAGCGCAAGGGCGGCAAGCCCATGCTGTCCGACCTCCGTGAGTCAGGCTCCATCGAGCAGGACGCCGACGTGGTGATGTTCATCCACCGCGAAGAGACGGACGAGGGTGGCGAGGGAGGCGGCGGTGGGGGTGGTGGCGGAGGAGGAGGCGGGGGCGGAGGTGGAGCCTCCAGCACCGTCATCCCCGTGGAACTCATCGTCGCCAAGCAGCGTAACGGCCCCATCGGCTCCGTGGAGATGGTGTTCCTCTCCGAGTACACGCGCTTCGAGAGCCGCAGCCGCGGCGAGTAG
- a CDS encoding response regulator transcription factor, with translation MTPFRVLVVDDEDPARAKVKRLLAGDERFALAGEARDGPEALAQVDSLQPDLLVLDVQMPGLTGFEVLAALDPDACPAIIFSTAHDAFALQAFEAHAVDYLLKPYDPGRFRKALDKAEALLRGTRREPERMRGLLASARLERLVVKVGEGWVPLRVDDVWHLAADDKYVRVRTAKGEHLVRQSLRTLEERLDPARFIRVHRGDLVNLEAVTRLEPWTHGDGILVLRDGTTVVLSRTHREEFLRRWGLET, from the coding sequence ATGACCCCCTTCCGCGTGCTCGTGGTGGACGACGAGGACCCTGCCCGCGCGAAGGTGAAGCGCCTGCTCGCGGGAGATGAGCGCTTCGCGCTCGCGGGCGAGGCGAGAGATGGGCCCGAGGCGCTCGCGCAGGTCGATTCGCTCCAGCCGGACCTGCTCGTGCTCGACGTGCAGATGCCAGGCCTCACGGGCTTCGAGGTGCTGGCCGCGTTGGATCCCGACGCCTGCCCCGCCATCATCTTCTCCACCGCTCACGATGCGTTCGCGCTCCAGGCCTTCGAGGCGCACGCGGTGGACTATCTGCTGAAGCCGTATGACCCAGGGCGCTTCCGCAAGGCGCTCGACAAGGCGGAAGCGCTCCTGCGTGGCACGCGCCGCGAGCCGGAGCGGATGCGCGGCCTGCTCGCCAGCGCCCGGTTGGAGCGGCTGGTGGTGAAGGTGGGCGAAGGCTGGGTGCCCCTGCGCGTGGACGACGTCTGGCACCTCGCGGCGGATGACAAGTACGTCCGCGTGCGCACGGCCAAGGGCGAGCACCTCGTCCGCCAGAGCCTGCGCACACTGGAGGAGCGCCTGGACCCCGCGCGCTTCATCCGCGTGCACCGAGGTGACCTCGTCAACCTGGAGGCCGTGACGCGCCTGGAGCCGTGGACGCATGGCGACGGCATCCTCGTGCTCCGCGACGGAACCACCGTGGTCCTCAGCCGCACCCACCGGGAGGAGTTCCTGCGCCGCTGGGGCCTGGAGACCTGA
- a CDS encoding histidine kinase, with protein MTAPPHDSAPRPWRWQWPPRRPRTTFLVWGVCLVMGLWQGNVMRLTLLADGSTLPASRPFVWEVTGALSAALLLPLLRMAALNAPRPRVGWARFLTIHAVAFTLYTSLHIVLMLVSRNALYSLLGWGSYHYGVMAFRIPMEVQKDVISYAIAITLIISLDMWRARQERALREATLEGELRTAQLQSLTGQLQPHFLFNALNTISSVMYEDLGRTDRMLSDLGQLLRASLARAEPTWTLAEERAHSQRYVALLAARFGERLVVRWDLAPTLDSLRVPCFAIQTLVENAVKHNQDLRGVLEVRIRADAEGSRWRLEVEDTGRGFGAPSPEAGPGVGLSHLSRVLALLHGPQAALERSQGPEGGARVTLWLPRETA; from the coding sequence ATGACTGCTCCTCCCCACGACAGCGCGCCACGCCCCTGGCGCTGGCAGTGGCCCCCACGCCGGCCGAGAACGACGTTCCTCGTGTGGGGGGTCTGTCTCGTCATGGGGCTCTGGCAGGGCAACGTGATGCGACTGACGCTGTTGGCGGATGGGAGCACCCTGCCCGCCTCCCGGCCATTCGTGTGGGAGGTGACGGGTGCGCTCTCCGCCGCGCTGTTGCTCCCCCTCCTCCGAATGGCGGCGCTCAACGCGCCCCGCCCGCGCGTGGGCTGGGCGCGCTTCCTGACCATCCACGCCGTCGCCTTCACGCTCTACACGTCGCTGCACATCGTGCTGATGTTGGTGTCGCGCAACGCGCTGTACTCGCTGCTCGGCTGGGGCAGCTATCACTACGGCGTCATGGCCTTCCGCATCCCCATGGAGGTCCAGAAGGACGTCATCTCCTACGCCATCGCCATCACCCTCATCATCAGCCTGGACATGTGGCGTGCCCGCCAGGAGCGCGCCCTGCGCGAGGCCACGCTCGAGGGCGAGCTGCGCACCGCGCAACTCCAGTCCCTCACGGGACAGCTCCAGCCCCACTTCCTCTTCAACGCGCTGAACACCATCAGCTCGGTCATGTACGAGGACCTGGGCCGCACCGACCGCATGCTGAGCGACCTGGGGCAACTGCTCCGCGCGAGCCTGGCGCGCGCCGAGCCCACCTGGACATTGGCCGAGGAGCGCGCGCACTCCCAGCGCTACGTGGCGCTGCTCGCGGCCCGCTTCGGCGAGCGGCTCGTGGTGCGCTGGGACCTGGCGCCCACGCTCGACTCGCTGCGGGTGCCTTGCTTCGCGATTCAGACGCTGGTGGAGAACGCCGTGAAGCACAACCAGGACCTGCGCGGCGTGCTCGAGGTCCGCATCCGCGCCGACGCGGAGGGCTCTCGCTGGCGGCTGGAGGTGGAGGACACCGGGCGTGGCTTCGGAGCGCCCTCTCCCGAAGCGGGCCCGGGCGTGGGGCTCTCTCACTTGTCGCGCGTGCTGGCGCTCCTGCATGGGCCCCAGGCCGCGCTCGAACGCAGCCAGGGTCCGGAGGGCGGCGCGCGCGTCACCCTGTGGCTTCCCCGGGAGACCGCATGA
- a CDS encoding acyltransferase — MNASTRPASEHRPDLDWLRVIAIALLHFFHTGMMFNRWDWHVKSPVPLPALEPLMELLHLVRMPLLMVISGVGTALALRHRSLGSFAKDRTKRLLWPLVFGMFIIVPPQIYAERLQHGAFHGSYLDFYPSVFEFVTYPRGSLSWHHLWFVAYLFVYCVLALPLFAWLETRSGQAFLARANAWLSRGFNVALLCLPLVLNQVVLNRAPETHALLNDPRTFLHYGMLFLFGHLFGRCPGVWERLVELRRVLLGIGVAVMLPMLPDDEFPLVAERLGQGIILWTLLLSALGHAHAHLLTRPAWLAHAQELSYPFYIFHQTVIVVLGLAMLRLPLGPWALFAAVLTASFLVTWALCEMVARVGWLRPCFGMKPRAARRQPSPVSSLPASGHTA; from the coding sequence ATGAACGCGTCCACACGCCCCGCATCCGAGCACCGCCCCGACCTGGACTGGCTCCGGGTCATCGCCATCGCCCTGCTGCACTTCTTCCACACCGGCATGATGTTCAACCGGTGGGACTGGCACGTGAAGAGCCCGGTGCCCCTGCCCGCGCTGGAGCCGCTCATGGAGTTGCTCCACCTGGTGCGCATGCCCCTGCTGATGGTCATCTCTGGCGTGGGGACGGCGCTCGCGCTGCGCCACCGCTCGCTGGGGTCCTTCGCGAAGGATCGGACGAAGCGGCTCCTGTGGCCGCTCGTGTTCGGGATGTTCATCATCGTCCCGCCGCAGATCTACGCCGAGCGCCTCCAGCACGGCGCATTCCACGGCAGCTACCTGGACTTCTATCCGTCGGTGTTCGAGTTCGTGACGTATCCCCGGGGCAGCCTGAGCTGGCACCACCTGTGGTTCGTCGCGTACCTCTTCGTGTACTGCGTGCTGGCGCTGCCCCTCTTCGCGTGGCTGGAGACCCGGAGCGGGCAGGCGTTCCTCGCGCGGGCCAACGCGTGGCTGTCACGCGGGTTCAACGTGGCGCTGCTGTGCCTCCCCCTCGTGCTGAATCAGGTGGTCCTGAACCGCGCCCCGGAAACGCACGCGCTCTTGAATGATCCGCGCACCTTCCTGCACTACGGGATGCTCTTCCTCTTCGGACACCTCTTCGGCCGCTGCCCTGGGGTGTGGGAGCGACTGGTGGAGCTGCGCCGCGTGCTGCTGGGCATCGGGGTGGCGGTGATGCTGCCCATGCTCCCGGACGACGAGTTCCCGCTCGTGGCGGAGCGCCTGGGCCAGGGCATCATCCTCTGGACGCTGCTGCTGTCGGCGCTGGGCCATGCGCACGCCCACCTGCTCACGCGGCCCGCATGGCTCGCGCACGCGCAGGAGCTGTCGTATCCGTTCTACATCTTCCACCAGACGGTCATCGTCGTCCTGGGCCTGGCGATGCTGCGCCTGCCGCTGGGGCCCTGGGCACTCTTCGCGGCGGTGCTGACCGCCTCGTTCCTGGTCACCTGGGCGCTGTGCGAGATGGTTGCCCGCGTGGGCTGGCTGCGTCCCTGCTTCGGCATGAAGCCCCGCGCCGCGCGTCGCCAGCCGAGCCCCGTCTCCTCGCTCCCCGCCTCGGGGCATACTGCGTGA
- a CDS encoding 50S ribosomal protein L9: MKVILREDIDNLGKSGDLVTVKDGFGRNFLLPRKKAVLASEQNMRQLDHEKAVMTARNAKLKGAAEEQAKKVGATKVTIKRKVGEQDKLYGSVTALDIAEALAAAGQTVDRRHIHLPEPIKALGSFEVELRLHRDVVAKIKVDVAAE, translated from the coding sequence ATGAAGGTCATTCTGCGAGAGGACATCGACAACCTCGGCAAGTCCGGGGACCTCGTGACGGTGAAGGACGGCTTCGGCCGTAACTTCCTGCTGCCCCGCAAGAAGGCAGTGCTGGCGAGCGAGCAGAACATGCGCCAGCTGGACCACGAGAAGGCCGTCATGACGGCCCGCAACGCCAAGCTGAAGGGCGCCGCGGAGGAGCAGGCCAAGAAGGTCGGCGCCACCAAGGTCACCATCAAGCGCAAGGTGGGCGAGCAGGACAAGCTGTACGGCTCCGTCACCGCGCTGGACATCGCCGAGGCGCTCGCCGCCGCGGGCCAGACGGTGGACCGCCGTCACATCCACCTGCCCGAGCCCATCAAGGCGCTGGGCAGCTTCGAGGTGGAGCTCCGGCTGCACCGCGACGTGGTGGCGAAGATCAAGGTCGACGTCGCGGCGGAGTAG
- a CDS encoding 30S ribosomal protein S18: MNTDNKMSTGASGARGPGGGARGGDRGDRGGERGERGGDRGGPMGDDDKRGGGRGFGRKKVCRFCAEKNAQVDFKDQATLKYFVTERGKIIPRRISGNCAKHQREVAVAIKRARGIALLPYNAVVG, encoded by the coding sequence ATGAACACGGACAACAAGATGAGCACGGGCGCCTCGGGCGCTCGGGGCCCTGGCGGTGGCGCGCGGGGCGGTGACCGCGGTGACCGCGGCGGCGAGCGTGGTGAGCGCGGCGGCGATCGCGGCGGTCCCATGGGCGACGACGACAAGCGCGGTGGTGGCCGCGGCTTCGGCCGCAAGAAGGTCTGCCGCTTCTGCGCCGAGAAGAACGCTCAGGTCGACTTCAAGGACCAGGCCACGCTGAAGTACTTCGTGACCGAGCGCGGCAAGATCATCCCCCGCCGCATCTCTGGCAACTGCGCGAAGCACCAGCGCGAGGTGGCGGTGGCCATCAAGCGCGCCCGTGGCATCGCGCTGCTCCCCTACAACGCGGTCGTCGGCTAG
- the rpsF gene encoding 30S ribosomal protein S6, which yields MAETQAAKRLREYETIFLVKPDLTDDNVDKIKERVRSIVTREGGKVIRFTVWGKKKTLFPVAKQPRAIYVHTSYLGDGKAVAEVERNLRNLDEVSRYISVKIADEVDPETRPVLEDVKLAGDVEETRPGAASDRDGSFRAEPVEESGAESEEESPEEA from the coding sequence ATGGCAGAGACGCAGGCCGCCAAGCGGCTTCGTGAGTACGAGACCATCTTCCTGGTCAAGCCGGACCTCACCGACGACAACGTCGACAAGATCAAGGAGCGCGTTCGCTCCATCGTCACGCGTGAGGGTGGCAAGGTCATTCGCTTCACGGTGTGGGGCAAGAAGAAGACCCTGTTCCCCGTGGCGAAGCAGCCCCGCGCCATCTACGTCCATACGAGCTACCTGGGTGACGGCAAGGCCGTGGCCGAGGTGGAGCGCAACCTCCGCAACCTCGACGAGGTCTCCCGCTACATCTCCGTGAAGATCGCGGACGAGGTGGATCCCGAGACGCGTCCGGTGCTCGAGGACGTGAAGCTGGCCGGCGACGTCGAGGAGACGCGTCCGGGCGCCGCTTCCGATCGCGATGGCTCCTTCCGGGCCGAGCCCGTCGAGGAGTCTGGGGCCGAGTCCGAGGAGGAGTCTCCCGAGGAGGCCTGA
- a CDS encoding aminoacyl-tRNA hydrolase, giving the protein MKLICGLGNPGREYERNRHNIGFMVVDALVGRARADLNQDKFQARVGQGTLAGERILFVEPQTYMNLSGRSVAEAARFYKIAVEDVLVIHDELDLPLGRLQLKAGGGSGGHNGLKSIVSSLGADAFIRLRFGIGKPEGPNARERVAGYVLSNFDDGERRELDALTDRALDMAECWVRDGLATAMNRFNRKA; this is encoded by the coding sequence ATGAAGCTCATCTGCGGACTGGGAAACCCCGGGCGCGAGTACGAGCGGAACCGGCACAACATCGGGTTCATGGTGGTGGACGCGCTCGTGGGCCGCGCCCGCGCCGACCTGAACCAGGACAAGTTCCAGGCCCGCGTGGGCCAGGGCACGCTCGCCGGCGAGCGCATCCTCTTCGTCGAGCCCCAGACGTACATGAACCTGTCGGGTCGCTCGGTGGCGGAGGCCGCGCGGTTCTACAAGATCGCGGTGGAGGACGTGCTCGTCATCCACGACGAGCTGGACCTGCCCCTGGGCCGGCTCCAACTGAAGGCGGGCGGCGGCTCGGGCGGCCACAACGGCCTGAAGAGCATCGTCTCCAGCCTGGGCGCGGACGCCTTCATCCGGCTGCGCTTCGGCATCGGGAAGCCGGAGGGCCCCAATGCCCGGGAGCGCGTGGCGGGCTACGTGCTGTCCAACTTCGATGACGGCGAGCGCCGCGAGCTGGACGCCCTGACCGACCGGGCGCTCGACATGGCCGAGTGCTGGGTGCGCGACGGACTGGCCACCGCGATGAATCGGTTCAACCGCAAGGCCTGA
- a CDS encoding 50S ribosomal protein L25/general stress protein Ctc — MSVDKSTLEAQAREGSGKGVARRLRAKGQIPAVIYGKHLATPQHIAVDPKAIRTAINTPHKFNTLIQLKVGSDTHQVLLKDYQQDPLTRSMLHADFIAVKETEQVKVNVPLVLTGKAAGVADGGLLTQIRRELEVWALPTAIPMAIEVDVSALKINEAIHVNDMKLPAGVSVKTNVNYTVAVLSAPEALEAAPAAAAAAAPAAAAPAAKAGDAKAGDAKAAPAAAKAPAKK; from the coding sequence ATGTCCGTCGACAAGAGCACCCTCGAGGCCCAGGCGCGTGAAGGTTCCGGCAAGGGCGTTGCCCGCCGTCTGCGCGCGAAGGGGCAGATCCCCGCCGTCATCTACGGCAAGCACCTGGCGACCCCGCAGCACATTGCGGTGGATCCGAAGGCGATCCGCACGGCCATCAACACGCCGCACAAGTTCAACACGCTGATCCAGCTGAAGGTGGGCTCGGACACGCACCAGGTCCTCCTGAAGGACTACCAGCAGGATCCGCTCACCCGCAGCATGCTCCACGCGGACTTCATCGCCGTGAAGGAGACGGAGCAGGTGAAGGTGAACGTGCCGCTGGTCCTCACCGGCAAGGCGGCCGGCGTGGCGGATGGCGGTCTGCTCACGCAGATCCGCCGCGAGCTGGAGGTCTGGGCGCTCCCCACGGCCATCCCGATGGCCATCGAGGTGGACGTCTCGGCGCTCAAGATCAACGAGGCCATCCACGTCAACGACATGAAGCTCCCCGCGGGCGTGTCGGTGAAGACGAACGTCAACTACACCGTGGCCGTTCTGTCCGCGCCTGAGGCGCTCGAGGCGGCTCCGGCGGCGGCGGCTGCGGCGGCTCCGGCCGCGGCGGCTCCGGCGGCGAAGGCGGGCGACGCCAAGGCGGGCGACGCCAAGGCGGCCCCTGCGGCGGCCAAGGCTCCGGCGAAGAAGTAG
- a CDS encoding ribose-phosphate pyrophosphokinase, translating into MQPRDFKVFTGNSNPGLALRICEYLKRPLGKAVVGRFSDGEIHVEIGENVRGLDIFIIQSTCPPSNDHLMELLIMCDALKRASAGSITAVIPYYGYARQDRKVAARTPITAKLVADLLGVAGATRVVSMDMHAGQIQGFFNIPSDHLYGSPVFLEDLRKRFPESNDLVIVSPDAGGVERARAYSKRLNTGLAIIDKRRPRPNASEVMNLIGDVKGKDAILVDDMVDTAGTLAQAAAALKDKGARRVVAYAVHPILSGPAIQRITDSVLEEVVFTDTVPLSAEAQACPKIRVLTTERLFGEAIARIHRADSLSSLFV; encoded by the coding sequence ATGCAGCCGCGTGACTTCAAGGTGTTCACCGGGAACTCGAATCCCGGTCTGGCGCTTCGCATTTGCGAGTACCTCAAGCGCCCCCTGGGCAAGGCCGTCGTCGGGCGATTCTCGGACGGGGAGATCCACGTCGAGATCGGCGAGAACGTGCGTGGACTGGACATCTTCATCATCCAATCCACCTGTCCTCCCTCGAACGATCACCTGATGGAATTGCTCATCATGTGTGACGCGCTCAAGCGCGCCAGCGCGGGCTCCATCACCGCCGTCATTCCGTACTACGGCTATGCCCGGCAGGATCGGAAGGTGGCGGCGCGCACGCCCATCACCGCCAAGCTGGTGGCGGATCTCCTGGGCGTGGCGGGCGCCACCCGCGTGGTGTCCATGGACATGCACGCCGGGCAGATCCAGGGCTTCTTCAACATCCCGTCGGATCACCTCTACGGCTCGCCGGTCTTCCTGGAGGACCTGCGCAAGCGCTTCCCCGAGTCGAACGACCTGGTCATCGTGAGCCCGGACGCGGGCGGCGTGGAGCGCGCGCGCGCCTACTCCAAGCGCCTGAACACGGGCCTGGCCATCATCGACAAGCGCCGTCCGCGCCCCAACGCCTCGGAGGTGATGAACCTCATCGGCGACGTGAAGGGCAAGGACGCCATCCTGGTGGATGACATGGTGGACACCGCCGGAACGCTGGCCCAGGCGGCCGCCGCGCTGAAGGACAAGGGCGCGCGCCGCGTGGTCGCCTACGCTGTCCACCCCATCCTCTCGGGCCCGGCCATCCAGCGGATCACCGACTCGGTGCTGGAAGAGGTCGTCTTCACGGACACCGTGCCGCTGTCGGCCGAGGCGCAGGCCTGCCCGAAGATTCGCGTGCTCACCACCGAGCGCCTCTTCGGCGAGGCCATCGCGCGCATCCACCGCGCGGATTCGCTCAGCTCCCTCTTCGTCTGA
- the spoVG gene encoding septation regulator SpoVG: MNITDVRVFPVEEDKLKAYVTITLDHCFVIRDLKVIHGSTGLFIAMPAKKRKDGTYKDIAHPLNADTRSQMERVILIEYERHLHQAQAGQVVAVAADLD, encoded by the coding sequence ATGAACATCACCGACGTCCGGGTGTTTCCGGTCGAAGAGGACAAGCTCAAGGCGTATGTCACCATCACCCTGGACCACTGCTTCGTCATCCGTGACTTGAAGGTGATCCACGGCTCAACCGGGCTCTTCATCGCGATGCCCGCGAAGAAGCGGAAGGATGGGACGTACAAGGACATCGCGCATCCGCTCAACGCGGACACGCGCAGCCAGATGGAGCGGGTGATCCTCATCGAGTACGAGCGACACCTCCATCAGGCGCAAGCTGGGCAGGTCGTCGCGGTGGCAGCGGACCTCGACTAA